The segment CTGCAAAACCTGGAATTCTCATTTTAAGACCTTTTAAATCAGCAACAGATTTGATTTCTTTTTTAAACCAACCACCCATTTGAACACCAGTATTTCCACCTGGGAATGAGTACATACCATATTTAGAATAAGCTTTTTGCATCAATTCTAATCCTCCACCATAATAAAACCAAGCGTATTGTTCCGGAGCTGTAAGACCAAAAGGCATAGAAGTAAATGGTAAAAGATTAATATCTTTACCTTTCCAATAATATGAAGCACTATGTCCTATATCATATTGACCAGCTTTTACCATGTCAAAAACCCCAAAAGGTGCTTTGTGCTTATTTGCTGCATCAACTCTGATTTTTAATCTTCCATTTGACATCTCTTCTGCAATTTTTGCCATATTTTTTGATGTATCAATTAGTGGAGATAGAGTTGGTCCCCAAGTAGTTGCCATTTTAAGTTTATATACTTTTTCATTGGCAAAAAGTTGTGTTGATAATAATAATGCAAGTAAAAATATTACAATATTCTTCAAATTTCTCATTCTTTTCCTTTTTTATAGTAAAATTCGTCGCATATTATACACAAAACTTCTCTTCTAATAAGCTTATAAACTCCCCTTGCGTATAATCCTTTTTTAATTAAGTAAGAAAGAAGAATATATGATAGAACTTTCAAATGTCTCAAAGAGCTTTGGTAAACAAACACTATTCAATGAAGTAACCTTTAGATTAAATTCTGGGGATAAGATTGGATTAGTAGGAAGAAATGGTAGTGGTAAATCTACGCTATTTAAATTGATTTTAGATGAAGAACATCCAGATGCTGGTGAAATATTACAACCTAAAAATTATAAAATTGGTGCTTTGAAACAACATTTGGTATTTACAGAAAAAACTATAACAGATGAAGCAGCACTTGCACTTAGTGAAGAACACAAATACGATATTTATAAAGTTGAGAAAATACTTTTTGGTCTAGGGTTTTCACAAGAAGATTTATTAAAAGATCCCTTATCTTTTTCAGGTGGATATCAAATCAGAATAAATCTAGCAAAACTACTTTTGACAGAACCAAATCTGTTACTTTTAGATGAGCCTACAAACTACCTTGATATTGTTTCATTAAGATGGCTAAAAGTATTTTTGAAAAACTTTGATGGTGAAGTAATTATCATCACCCATGATAGAGATTTTATGGATGCAGTTACAACTCACACTATGGGATTAGTACGAAAAAATCTAAAAGTAGTAAAAGGTGATACTCACAAGTTTTATGAAAAACTAAAAGAAGAAGATGAACATCACGAGAAACAAAAAGCTTCTCAAGATAAAAAAGTAAAACAATTAGAAGAGTTTATTGCTAAAAATAAAGCAAGAGCATCAACCGCTAACTTAGCCCAATCAAAGGTTAAACAACTTGAAAAGATGGATATCTTAGAAGATTTAAATTTTGATTCAACACTGAAATTTGATTTTAACTATAAAGATACACCAGCAAAAGTTTTACTTGATGTAAAAGATTTATCATTTGGATATACAAAAGATAACATACTTTTCAAAGATATTTCATTTACTCTACAAAAGGGTGAAACACTTGGAATCATAGGAAAAAATGGTAAAGGTAAATCAACACTTCTAAATACTATTGCAGGTGAATTAAAAGCTTTACATGGAGTTACAGAACTACATACAAGTACAACCTTTGGACACTTTGGACAAACAAATATTTCACATCTAAATCCAGATAATACAATCATGGATGAAATCTATTTATCAAACAATAAATTGGGTGAAGGAACTGTGAGAAGTATTTGTGGGGGTATGATGTTTTCAGGTGATGATGCTAAGAAAAAAGTAACTTTACTTTCAGGTGGTGAAAAAAGTAGGGTAATGCTAGGTAAGATTTTAGCAAAAGAAGTAAACCTTCTCTTCCTAGATGAGCCTACAAACCACCTTGATATGAGTTCAATAGAAGCACTTACCGTTGCTATTAAAAACTTTGAAGGTTCTTGTATCATCGTAACGCATAGTGAAGAATTACTTCGAGCTGTTTGTGATAGATTGATTATTTTCTCAAATGGAAGCGCTGATTATTTTGATGGAAAATATGATGAGTTCTTAGAAAAAATTGGTTGGGAAGATGAAGATGATGCTCCGAAGAAGAAATCAAAACCAAAAGTAAATAAAAAAGAGAGCAAAAGATTAAGAGCTTTACTAGTACAAGAAAAAAGTAAGATAGTAAGTCCTATCAAAAAAGAGATTGATTCTTTAGAAAAAAAGATTATAGAAATAGAAACGACAATAGAAAAGAAAAAAGATGAATTAGTAGATGTTACAAATAAAGGTGACAATAGCAAAGTAATGGAACTATCAAAAGAGATAGCAATACTAGAAAAAGAAGCTGAAACTAAATTTGAATCTTTAGAAATCTCTCAAACAAAACTTGATACTATTAATGATGAATATCAAATTAAATTAGAAGAGTTGATGTAAAAATGAAAACTGAAGCTATTTTAAACTACATAAAAATCAATGACAATATCTCAACAGCTGGTCAGCCCAAAGAGGCTGAACTAGAAATATTAGCAAATGA is part of the Arcobacter sp. F2176 genome and harbors:
- the dctP gene encoding TRAP transporter substrate-binding protein DctP, whose amino-acid sequence is MRNLKNIVIFLLALLLSTQLFANEKVYKLKMATTWGPTLSPLIDTSKNMAKIAEEMSNGRLKIRVDAANKHKAPFGVFDMVKAGQYDIGHSASYYWKGKDINLLPFTSMPFGLTAPEQYAWFYYGGGLELMQKAYSKYGMYSFPGGNTGVQMGGWFKKEIKSVADLKGLKMRIPGFAGEIMAKVGVEVTNIAPAELFMALERNSIDALEWVGPSMDIKMGFHKVAPFYYTGWHEPASEMQFMVNKDSFNKLPKDLQKILVVAMRVAAYDMYIQDYDLNATAWQEMKKEYPNIKVKTLPKDVMVALKKANKELRVDLSAKNPLLKEILDSQDAYMKKVREWSKMSDYLYLKDNL
- a CDS encoding ABC-F family ATP-binding cassette domain-containing protein — encoded protein: MIELSNVSKSFGKQTLFNEVTFRLNSGDKIGLVGRNGSGKSTLFKLILDEEHPDAGEILQPKNYKIGALKQHLVFTEKTITDEAALALSEEHKYDIYKVEKILFGLGFSQEDLLKDPLSFSGGYQIRINLAKLLLTEPNLLLLDEPTNYLDIVSLRWLKVFLKNFDGEVIIITHDRDFMDAVTTHTMGLVRKNLKVVKGDTHKFYEKLKEEDEHHEKQKASQDKKVKQLEEFIAKNKARASTANLAQSKVKQLEKMDILEDLNFDSTLKFDFNYKDTPAKVLLDVKDLSFGYTKDNILFKDISFTLQKGETLGIIGKNGKGKSTLLNTIAGELKALHGVTELHTSTTFGHFGQTNISHLNPDNTIMDEIYLSNNKLGEGTVRSICGGMMFSGDDAKKKVTLLSGGEKSRVMLGKILAKEVNLLFLDEPTNHLDMSSIEALTVAIKNFEGSCIIVTHSEELLRAVCDRLIIFSNGSADYFDGKYDEFLEKIGWEDEDDAPKKKSKPKVNKKESKRLRALLVQEKSKIVSPIKKEIDSLEKKIIEIETTIEKKKDELVDVTNKGDNSKVMELSKEIAILEKEAETKFESLEISQTKLDTINDEYQIKLEELM